A window of Tachyglossus aculeatus isolate mTacAcu1 chromosome 26, mTacAcu1.pri, whole genome shotgun sequence genomic DNA:
aaatggggatgaagactgtgagccccacatgggacaacctgatcaccttgtaacctccccagcgcttagaacagtgcttggcacgtagtaagcgcttaataaatgccatcattattattattaagcgcttagtacagtgctctgcacatagtaagcgctcaataaatacgattgatgatgattgagcaattactgtgtgcagagcactgtactaagcgcttgggaagtcccagttggcaacatatagagacggtccctacccaacagtgggctcacagtctaaaagggggagatggtcattcattgaaagggcccgggcttgggagtcagaggtcgtgggttcaaatcccgactctgccacttgtctgctgtgtgaccttgggccagtcacttaactcctctgagcctcaatgacctcatttggaaaatggggggtgaagactgtgagtcccatgtaggacaacctgattatcttgtatctaccctagtgcttagaacagtgcttggcacataataagcgcttaacaaatgccatcattaataataatagtaataataatggtatttgttaagcgcttactatgtgtcaagcactgttctgagtgctggggggggatagaaggtaatcaagattgtcccacgcggggctcacagtcttcattttacagatgaggggattgaggcccagagaatcaatcaatcaatcaatcaatcgtatttattgagcgcttactgtgtgcagagcactgtactaagcgcttgtaatgttggtatttgttaagtgcaaagcactgttctaagcgctggggcgaacacaaggagatgaggttgtcccacgtggggctcgcagtcttcatccccattttacagatgaggggattgaagcccagagaagtgaagcgacttgcccaaagtcacacagctgacaagtggtggagccgggattagaacccacgacctctgactcccaaggccgtgctctttccactgagccatgctgcttctcccgttattattattcattcatcatccatccattcattcatttgtgtttgctgaacacttattgtgagcagagcactgtactaagcgcttggaaagtataattcggcaacagatagagacggtccctacccaacgacgggctcacagtctagaaggggggagacagacatcaaaacaagtagacaggcatcaatatagataaatagcattatagattcattcattcagtggtatttattgagcgcttactgtgcgcagagcactgtactaagtgcttggaagtacaattcggcaacagagacggtccctacccaacaacgggctcacagcctagaagggggagacggacaacaaaacaaagcaagcagacaggcgtcaatagcatcaaaataggaatatagaattatagatatatacacaacatgaataaaataaatagagtaatgaatatgtacaagtatacacaagtgctgtggggaggggaagggggaggtcagaggtagatatatacacaacatgaataaaataaattgagtaataaataggtacaagtatacacaagtgctgtggggaggggaagggggaggtcagAGGTAGATATATACGcaacatgaataaaataaattgagtaataaataggtacaagtatacacaagtgctgtggggaggggaagggggaggtcagAGGTAGATATATACGcaacatgaataaaataaattgagtaataaatgggtacaagtatacacaagtgctgtggggagagcaaggggggaggtcagaggaagggagtcagggaggagcagatgctgtgtgaccttggacaagtcacttcagttctctgggcctcggtaccctcatctggaaaatggggatgaagactgagccccacgtgggccggggactgtgtccaacctgatgagcttgtatctaacccagcgctcagaacagtgcttgacgcttagtaagcgcttaacaaataccgtcgttgtCATTATTAGAGAGAGAGCGCTTGGGGAAGGCCGAGCCAACAAGTCGACGGAAGGCAAAATACGACTCCGGTGTCGCGGGCTCCGtacaacatctagagaagcagcagtgcggACCATTGGGTAGAGCGGAGGCccgggagtctaaaggacctgggttctaatcctactgtctcgctatgttgccaacttgtacttcccaggcgcttagtacagtactctgcacacagtaatcgctcaataaatacgattgaatgaatgaacgaatgaaaacagCAAAGGACTCAGCTACCATCTTGGCTaaagccaagaagcagcatggctcggtggaaagagcccgggctttggagtcagaggtcatgggtttgaatcctgcctccgtcacatgtctgctgtgtgatctttttattttattttttatctttttattttgttggtatgtttggttctgttctctgtctcccccttttagactgtgagcccactgttgggtagggactttctctatgtgttgccaatttgtacttcccaagcacttagtacagtgctctgcacatagtaagcgctcaataaatacgattgattgattgattgattgatcttgggcaagtcacttcacttctccgggcctcagttacctcatctgtaaaatggggattaagactgtgagccccacgtgggacaacctggtcaccctgtatcctccccagcgcttagaacagtgctttgcgcatagtaagggcttaataaatgtcaattattattattattattacttgtctgctgcatgactctgggcaaatcacttcctctgtgcctcatctgtaaaatggggattaagactgggagccctatgtgggacagggactgtgttcaacctgattagcttctaccttccacagggcttagtacagcgcccggcacttagtaataccattaaaggaaaaatgGAGACTGTCGTGTTCCTAGGGGCTTCTCCCTCAACCTTTCCCACAGCCCTCGCTTGGGACACATAAGGGAAACCATGTTTCCAGCTTGGCCTGACTTCCCACTACCAAAGGAAACCTTGAAAATGGAACATAAAGAGAGCAGGTGGCCCAGGGCGGCCCTCAAATATGCCCTCCTGTGACCGgccaccttcccctccctgcccactgtACGCATAAACAATTtatctccctctatactgtaagctcactgtgggcagggaatgtgtctgtttattgtggtactgccctctccgaagagcttagtaaagtgctctgcacacagtaagcgctcaataaatacaactgaataaatgactagatggatgaatgagtcaagcactgttctaagcacagtggtaggacacagttcctctcccacatggggctcacagtcccagcaaGAGggatgttgtccactagcggacttgacatgactgactccattttgtgtaggccgtgagaacaactcctttttttgtatcTTATGCGAGGCTCAGCAACAGGTGTCTTCGAGGCCAGTAACAcccatctatgcaaggccatggggcagataacaacaacctgcacgaggcagtgagaaaagagaataatgagaatttgtaacatcttgtcggtcctaattggattcctgaaattcctaaacgctccgctcccatgttgctgtaactcaataaaagacacagtgagaatgggatcggggccgcttgtcactcgtacctctcccgggaggtgaacgggcaggtagccactttccttttttactgctctatctgaactcatgtctccgagtcatttttcctatctgcgtcaccaccctgggtacaagaaccctgcggccgatttacaccgattaatctattttgcaccctacttgtcaataacaagggactaggatttaatctccactttacagttgaggaaactgaggcccagagagtgaagtgatttgcccgaggtcacgcagcaagcaacggcacagctggggttggaacccaggtcctccgattcccaggcccggactcgttccactaggccacgttgcttcacgtccgtctccccggCTAGGCATAAGCCTCTTTCGTGGCAGAGATTATGACTGCTgggactctattggactctcccaaccgcttcgtGGCAGAGATTATGACTGCTgggactctactggactctcccaaccgcttcgtGGCAGAGATTATGACTGCTgggactctactggactctcccaaccgcttcgtGGCAGAGATTATGACTGCTgggactctactggactctcccaaccgcttcgtGGCAGAGATTATGACTGCTgggactctattggactctcccaaccgcttcgtGGCAGAGATTATGACTGCTgggactctactggactctcccaaccgcttaatatagtgctctgcacccaggaggtactcaataaatatcattgatttgattgaccGATAGGGGTGAAACCGGCCTTCCAATTTCCTCCGATTAAAGCACGTACCCCGTGACCCCACACCATGGGCGATCAATAAATCGACCCCTCAATCAGCCTCACTTCCAGGTTCCCCCGAGCCAACGAGTCACCCAGGCCCTACGGCCCAGATcaataatcagtcaaccaatcaatcaatcaatggtttttttcCCAGAGAGCTTATTTACTgaactttatttacttatttgctgtgtgcagagcaccgtactaagaacctgggagagaaaagtacagcagggttggtagacacgttccctgcccacagtgagcttgcaatcgagagggggaaaacagacattaatataaatgatgtatactatataatttaataCTAGGGAATGCTTACCTCAACCTGGCCATTCCCCTGCGCTCTGCCCCCCAAGCCTCCtcagaactggagaagcagtgtagctcagtggaaagagcccgggctttggagtcagaggtcatgggttctaatcctggctccgccgtcagctgtgtgactttgggcaagtcacttcacttctctgggcctcagttacctcgtctggaaaatggggattaagactgcaagcccccccgtgggacaacctgatcaccttataacctccccagcgcttagaacaatgctttgcacacagtaagcgcttaacagataccaccattattattattattctcacatagtaagcgcttaacagataccattattattattattattgttgttgttgttgttattctccTTTCCCCGCGGAGTTTTATGTGGACTAAAAGGCTGGAGCTGTGCTGACCCAGAAAGGTTATAATGGAGGTTCTTGGGGCAACAGGTTGGAATTCCTTGACCTCTTACGGTTCTTCTAGTTCCTGTTCTCCCAGGAGAGTGgagtgggatcatcatcatcatcatcaatcgtatttattgagcgcttactatgtgcagagcactgtactaagcgcttgggaagtacaaattggcaacatctagagacagtccctacccaacagcgggttcacagtctaaaagggggagacagagaacaaaaccaagcatactaacaaaacaaatagaatagatatgtacaagtaaaataaataaatagggatgGGTACAAAGGACAACGGGAGTACCCACAAAATTCCTCGGCTAACGGGGGGGATATTCCCCAGCAGAGTCCTTTGCTTTAGGGTCAGAACCAATAAAATACATCTTAATCTTCTTAGCGGTTTGCAGGTATTAGACGGGGATTGGATATTCTTCGTTGATCTGCCCTTCACACCCAACCCTTCTTAAAGAGtttggcaggaggagggagggtgaggatgGCCACATATTTCAAGGTGGAGGTCTCCTCTCCGCGGGAAGCGTCTCTCACAGGCTCCCAGGATCGACCCCAAACTCACCTGTAAGTCCGGAGGTCAAAGGTAAGCGGCAGACACGCCCACAgcgcgttaataataataataatgatcaatcaatcaatcaatcaatcgtatttattgagcgcttactgtgtgcagagcactgtactaagtgcttgggaagtacaaggtggaaacatatagagacggtccctacccaacagtggggcggagggagggcattccgggccagggagaggatgtgggctgacacagtccctgtcccacaaggggctcatagtcttcacccccattttacaggtgaggtaactgaggcccattgaagtgacagcgtggctcagtggaaagagcccgggctttggagtcggaggtcatgggttcaaatcccggctccaccacttgtcagctgggtgactgtgggcaagtcacttcacttctctgtgccgcagttacctcatctgtaaaatgggggttaagactgtgagccccacgtgggacaacctgatcaccttgtaacctccccagcgcttagaacagtgctttgcacatagtaagcgcttaataaatgccatcaaaaaaaaatgatgatgatgatggtatttgttaagcgcttatgtaccaagctctgttctaagcactgcgatagatcatcatcatcaatcgtatttattgagcgcttactatgtgcagagcactgtgctaatcaagttggatgcggtccccatcccacctggggctcacggtcttcatccccattttacggatgaggtaactggggcacagagaaggaaagtgactcgcccaaggtcccacagcaaagcggcagagctgggattaaaatccaggttcttttgactcccagtcccgggctctgtttctgtttcatcatcattagggaagcagcgtggctcagtggaaagagcccaggctttggggtcggaggtcatgggttcaaatcccggcttcgccacttgtcagctgggtgactgtgggcaagtcacttcacttccctgggcctcagttacctcatctgtcaaatggggatgaagactgggagccccccgtgggacaacctgatcaccttgtaacctccccagtgcttagaacggtgctttgcacatagtaagcgcttaataaatgccatccttatcattatcacTGTCTTCCACCGAAGGTGGAGGGtgatattctctatttatttatttattttatttgtacatatctattctatttattttattttgttagtatgtttggttttattctctgtctcccccttttagactgtgagcccactgttgggtagggactgtctctatatgttgccaatttgtacttcccaagcgcttagtacagtgctctgcacatagtaagtgctcaatacatacgattgatgatgatgatgatgatgatggataataatgatattggccgAGTACAAAAAGGAGGTGAACgtatttggaggggtgggggtgactatctcagtcaatcagttgtatgtactgagcgcttactgtgtgcagagcactggactaagcgcttgggagaggatgatagaataggtagacgcgttcccggcccacaacgagcttacagtctagagggggaggtagacattaatagaaataaataaactacagataggtatataggcggctccgccacttgtccgctgtgtgaccttgggtgaatcacttcacttctctgggcctgacttccctcacctgtataatgaggattgagaccgtgaaccccacgtgggccgggaattgtgtccaacccgatttgctggtatccaccccatagtggatacatagtaagtgtttagcaaataccattattatttttattattaggtgctgtggggctgagggaggactaaataaagggtggaaatccaagtgctagggcgattcagaagggagtgggagaagaggaaatgagggcttagttggggagctgtgacttcaataaagctttgaaggtggaaagagtgactACCTATAAGCTTATTCAAAATATGAACTAAGACTGATAAAATAGGTTAAAACCGTACCCCGCTCGAGATGCTCTTTTActctttaaaaaatgtatttattaagagcaattaccgtttgcagagcactggtctaagagcttcatttattcattcattcaatcgtatttattgagcgcttactgtgtgcagagcagtggactaagcgcttgggaagtccaagttggcaacatatagagacggttccgacccaacagcgggctcacagtcttgaagggggagacagagaacaaaacaaaacatattaacaaaataaaataaatagaataaacatgcttgggagagagcgataAGGtagagtggatcaatcaatcaatcaattgtatttattgagcgcttactgtgtgcagagcactggactaagcgcttgggaagtccaagatggcaacatatagagacggttccgacccaacagcaggctcacagtctagaagggggagacaggcaacaaaacaaaacatattaagaaaataaaataaatagaatgtctgaggtcacacagcggacaaatggcagagcccgggattagaacccaggtccttctgactctcagacccagatTGTAGccgccaggccacgctgcttttcatctcTCTCAGAAAGGGTGAGCCCAGCATATTGAGGCGGGCCATGGGGTGTCTCACAggcctggagataataataataataataacgatggtatttgttaagcacttactatgtgccacacgtggggctcacagtcttcatccccattttacagaggagggaactgaggcacagagaagttaagtgacttgcccagagtcacacagcagacaagtggtggagtcggaattagaacccatgacctctgactcccaatcccgtgctctttccaccgagccacgctgcttctgtctggagatctgtctgtctcccccaactctagactgtgagctcgttgtgggcagggattggctctgtttattatcccttagtacagtgctctgcacacagtaagcgctcaataaatacgattgaatgaatgaatgaatgaatgagagaaaaagtGCAAAAACCCACTTGTATCATGGGAGGAAttgctagactggaaactcctggaAGGTGGGGATCGGGTCTTCTCACTCGACCACactccccccaacgcttagtccagtgctctgcccgtagtaggtgctcaataaatagtaccggTTGATGGACGGAGTAGGGCCGGGCGTGGGAAGCAGCCCAGCTCTGGCTGGCGGCTCTGACTATTTTTCTCTTTCAGGATCTGCAGGCGAAGCCTCCCTCCCGGGCCTCCATGGCAACCCCTGCCCCAACGGGACCCCCAAATCCAGGAGCGGAGCCGGACCCCCGTTGCTGTGCGTGACAGGCTCCTTCCTATCGGTTGGCGCCGGGCGTAATGGAGGCGCCGATGGAGCTGGGGGGCCGGGAGAGGAGGCCCTCAGGGAGGAGACGGCTGCGGTGGGGCCGAGTCCTCTTCCTTTCGGTCCTCGTGCTCCTTGTGTCCACCCACCGGCTCCTCTGGAGCCCCTGGGCCCCCGCTTCTGCAGCGGGGGACACGTGGGCTCGGCGCCCCGTAAGACGGGCCGGCGGGGACCCGTCCAGGGGTGAAATCCTGGGCCCGGGCAATGAGCCACAGAGCGACCCCGTCGTGACCCCCGGGGCCACGGCGGGAAAGGCCACCCGGACCCCTCCCAGGGGGACGGGAAAGGACCACCCCATGGCCCGGTCCGAGCGGCCGGCCAGGACCAGCCCCCCGACCGTCTCCGAAACGAAGGCGGGAGACGACACCCCAGCCCCCAGAAACCCAGCGGGGCCGGGCGAGACCCCCGAGGGGACGGAACCATCGCCGACACTCCCGCCCGTGGCCGCGGAAACTCCCGCCCGGGCCCCGGCGGCCACGTTAGGCCCCGGCGTCCCCGGGGTCAAAACCGGGCACTGCGTGTTCGTGGAGCCGGCGCCCGGAGGGTCCACGGCGAGGCCCGGGCCTTCCCCGGAGGCCGCGGCGCCCGGCCCGCCGCCGGCGCCGGGGCCCGGCCGCCCCCGGCCTCACCCCAAGGCCGAGTACCCCGAGGACGTGTTCGGCGTGGAGGAGCGGCGGCGGGGCTGGGTCCTGCTGCACGTGTCGGGCATGATGTACGTGTTTGTGGCCCTGGCCGTCGTGTGCGACGAGTACTTCGTGCCCGCCCTGGGCGTCATCACCTCCAAGCTGGAGATCTCGGAGGACGTGGCCGGGGCCACCTTCATGGCGGCCGGGGGGTCCGCCCCCGAGCTCTTCACCTCCCTCATCGGGGTCTTCGTCTCCCACAGCAACGTGGGCATCGGCACCATCGTGGGCTCGGCCGTCTTCAACCTCCTGTTCGTCGTCGGCACGTGCGCCCTGTTCTCCCGGGAGATCCTCCACCTGACCTGGTGGCCCCTGTTCAGAGacgtctccttctacatcctggacctgctgatgCTCATCGCCTTCTTCCTGGACAGCGTCATGGCCTGGTGGGAGAGCCTCGCGCTGCTCGCCGCCTACGTCCTCTACGTCTTCGCCATGAAGTGGAACCGCCCGCTGGAGGCCTGGGTCAAGGGGCAGGTTGGTCGGAGGATGGCGGCCGCCTCCGTCacggctgggggagacgcccctcagGTCAGTCGGGCAGCCACGGTCACTCACTCGCTgggcgccgactgggtgcgggacgctggactgagcacttgggaggggacgcattccctgcccatgacgagtttacagtctacactcaatcaatcaatcaatcaatcgtatttattgagcgcttacggtgtgcagagcactggactaagcgcttgggaagtccaggttggcaacatctagagacagtccctacccaacagggggctcgcagtctaaaaggtggagatggagaacaaaaccaaatatactaacaaaataaaataaatagaatagatatgtccaagtaaaatacataaataaatagagtaataaatatgtacagtcatcatcatcaatcgtatttattgagcgcttactgtgtgcagagcactgtactaagcatttgggaagtacaagttggcaacatctagaggcagtccctacccaacagggggctcgcagtctaaaagggggagacagagaacaaaaccaaacatactaacaaaataaaataaatagaatagatatgtacaagtaaaatagagtaataaatatgtacagtcatcatcatcaatcgtatttattgagcgcttactgtgtgcagagcactgtactaagcgcttgggaagtccaagttggcaacatctagagacagtcatcatcatcatcatcaatcgtatttattgagcgcttactatgtgcagagcactgtactaagcgcttgggaagtacaaattggcaacatatagagacagtccctacccaacagtgggctcacagtctaaaagcgggagacggagaacaaaaccaaacatactaatgaaataaaataaatagaatagataggtccaagtaaaataaataaataaatagagtaataaatatgtacagtcgagaagcagcggggcgtagaggacggagcccgggcctgggagttaaaaggtcgtgggttctaatcccagctcccccacacgtctgttgtgtgaccctgagcaagccacttcgcttctccgttccctcatctgtaacatggggattaataataataatcacgatggcatttgtgaagcgcttaccatgtgcaaagcactgttctaagcgctggggtaatcaagttgtcccacgtggggctcacggacttaatccccattttccagacgagggaactgaggcccagagaagtgaagtgacttgcccaaagtcacacagctgacaagtggcggagccgggatttgaacccacgacctctgactccaaagcccgggctctttccactgagccacgctgcttctctattaattgagcgcttactgtgtgcagagcaccggactaagcgcttgggaagtacaagtcggcaacacatagagacggtccctgcccaacaacgggctcataatgactgtgagccccacgtgggaaacctgattaccttgtatctaccccagcgtttagaacagtgcttggcacatagtaagcgcttaacaaataccatcattatcatcattattatcattattattctaatcccggctccgccacctgtctgctgtgcgacctcgggcaagtctcttcactgctctggaagcagcatggctcaatggaaagagcctgggctttggagtcagtggtcatgggttcaaatcccggctctgctaactgtctgctgtgtgactttgggcaagtcacttcacttctctgtgcctcagttacctcatctggaaaatggggattaaaactgtgagccccccgtgggacaacctgatcaccttgtaacctccccagcgcttagagcagtgctttgcacatagtgagtgcttaataaatgccattattattattattattctctgggcctcagttacctcatctgtcaaatggggattgagactgtgagtccaaacgtgacagggactgtgtccagctcgatttgcttgtatccatcccagtgcttagtacagtccctaacACATAGAAAAAAAGTAAATAGCATTTGAGGGGGCGggggtttagaggaggagacagacatgaatagaaataaataaaatgacagttatctgtaaaacggggattaaatatttcCCCCCTAATTAGGCcaggagccccgtttgggacgggGATCAAATCCGAAGAGATgatctggtgtctaccccagtgcccggcaTACAGTGGCACTTCaccgctgaagcagcgtggctcagtggaaagagcccgggctttggagttagaggtcatgggttcaaatcccagctccgccacttgtcagctgtatgactttgggcaagtcacgtcacttctctgtgcctcagctacctcgtctggaaaatggggattaagactgtgagctccatgtgggacaacccgatcaccttgtaacttccctcgcgcttagaacagtgctttgcacatagtaagcgcttaataaatgctattattgttattattattcaccaacaACCCGATCATTATGACAGTTTTTCCCAGATATGCCAGGGGCCGCAAACAGCTTTGGCATTGGAGATTTAGCCGCGTAATCCATCCCGCTTTAAGGAATTTACAGAGGCCAAGGGTGAATCTCACGGTCCAGGGTTCCTGCCCTTATGTGACCTCCACTGCCTCCTCGGGAATGCGGCTGGCAGCGACCAGGGaggggattatgttgccaacttgtacttcccaagcgcttagtacagtgctctgcacacag
This region includes:
- the SLC24A1 gene encoding sodium/potassium/calcium exchanger 1; its protein translation is MEAPMELGGRERRPSGRRRLRWGRVLFLSVLVLLVSTHRLLWSPWAPASAAGDTWARRPVRRAGGDPSRGEILGPGNEPQSDPVVTPGATAGKATRTPPRGTGKDHPMARSERPARTSPPTVSETKAGDDTPAPRNPAGPGETPEGTEPSPTLPPVAAETPARAPAATLGPGVPGVKTGHCVFVEPAPGGSTARPGPSPEAAAPGPPPAPGPGRPRPHPKAEYPEDVFGVEERRRGWVLLHVSGMMYVFVALAVVCDEYFVPALGVITSKLEISEDVAGATFMAAGGSAPELFTSLIGVFVSHSNVGIGTIVGSAVFNLLFVVGTCALFSREILHLTWWPLFRDVSFYILDLLMLIAFFLDSVMAWWESLALLAAYVLYVFAMKWNRPLEAWVKGQVGRRMAAASVTAGGDAPQLPSLLFQGSSSASLHNSMLRSTIFQLMIHTLDPLGEAHVRDKAEILSGLAKGQTDTEVKKGRKPPVASSQEPADTLSSDPQSQQDLEETPGHREPGDGDTEPPEGEDATGQDQCPGDGGDGGGDDGSEEDDDEDDDDEEDDDEEEENEKPLSLEWPETRRKQAIYLFLLPIVFPLWLTVPDVRRPESKKFFALTFLGSIMWIAMFSYLVVWWAHQVGETIGISEEIMGLTILAAGTSIPDLITSVIVARKGLGDMAVSSSVGSNIFDITVGLPVPWLLYSVFNGLRPVPVSSNGLFCAIVLLFLMLLFVITSIASCKWKMNKLLGFTMFILYFVFLLISVMLEDRLISCPISV